A DNA window from Robbsia sp. KACC 23696 contains the following coding sequences:
- a CDS encoding IclR family transcriptional regulator — translation MAGDSIRSVDRALDILNAFSTRDGPLTLTELSRRIDLNKSTTSRLLQTLEQRRFVTRLANGAYRPGPSLGRLGNVFRASLQFDEQVLPVLQRLTATTGESSACFLREGDMRRCHMRVESSLSVRDQLEVGMRVPLGPGSYGRVLTFFEPVGNRVPTAAAVIATAGEREPKMASIAAPVFGQNQQLLAAIGISLPLFRFSREFVDRAAPAVLNEAIELTELLGGDPSYLKEAAKNGFEIHDKKP, via the coding sequence ATGGCAGGGGATTCGATTCGCTCGGTTGATCGGGCGTTGGACATTTTGAATGCCTTCTCGACAAGAGACGGACCACTCACGTTGACGGAGCTGTCGCGGCGTATCGATTTGAATAAAAGTACGACCTCGCGGCTGCTGCAAACGCTGGAACAACGACGCTTCGTGACGCGCCTGGCGAATGGCGCCTATCGCCCGGGACCGTCGCTGGGCCGGCTCGGAAATGTCTTTCGCGCATCGCTGCAATTCGACGAGCAGGTCTTGCCGGTCTTGCAACGTCTGACCGCCACCACTGGCGAAAGTAGCGCCTGCTTTCTGCGCGAAGGAGACATGCGCCGATGCCATATGCGCGTCGAGTCGAGCCTATCGGTACGCGACCAACTCGAAGTCGGAATGCGCGTGCCCCTGGGACCGGGCTCGTATGGGCGCGTGCTGACATTCTTCGAGCCGGTGGGCAATCGCGTGCCGACGGCGGCCGCAGTGATCGCCACTGCGGGGGAACGAGAGCCCAAGATGGCCAGCATCGCGGCGCCAGTGTTCGGACAAAACCAGCAGTTGCTGGCCGCGATCGGCATATCGCTGCCCTTGTTCCGGTTCAGTCGTGAATTCGTCGACCGCGCCGCCCCGGCCGTATTGAACGAAGCAATCGAATTGACCGAATTATTGGGCGGCGATCCGAGCTATCTCAAAGAAGCCGCGAAAAACGGTTTCGAGATACACGATAAAAAACCTTAG
- a CDS encoding 2-hydroxycarboxylate transporter family protein yields MQEPARIASRDAETALADHSSPLQRFVRFKVGIMPMPLYLVAVACLVSFVVRGKVPTDLCIMAVVLSACSYTLAEIGQRLPIFRALGGAVILNTFLPSALVFYGLMPTDLTKSIGLFFKQSNFLYLFVAAVVVGSIFSMERKTLLANIVKIVIPLVISSVAATAVGLAVGVSLGLSVKYTLFYILAPIMAGGVGEGAVPLAIGYAGILHGTQAEVVGQILPIVALSNVCAIVIAGLLHTLGQRRAHLSGNGLLLRDDKSDALSDSTAGNDDTSLLADIRSPAVAGLTLLTLYAVSVAVEHLVDLPAPLIMLMLAVVMKMARMVPPAMEQGTRWVYRFFALAGTYPLMFCVGVVLTPWKPMVAAFTPSICITIVCTVFTLAATGFYVAKWCRMYPIETAIITVCHAGSGGTGDVAILGAGKRLGLMATAQVSTKIGGFVTVTLALLTVSHFH; encoded by the coding sequence ATGCAGGAACCCGCCCGCATAGCATCCCGCGACGCCGAGACGGCGCTGGCCGACCATTCGTCGCCCCTTCAGCGCTTCGTACGCTTCAAGGTCGGCATTATGCCGATGCCGCTGTATCTGGTCGCCGTGGCGTGTCTGGTTTCGTTCGTCGTCCGGGGAAAGGTTCCCACCGATCTTTGCATCATGGCGGTCGTGCTCTCGGCCTGCTCTTATACGCTGGCCGAGATCGGCCAGCGCCTGCCGATCTTCCGGGCCTTGGGCGGCGCCGTCATTCTGAACACGTTTTTGCCGTCGGCCCTGGTGTTCTACGGCCTGATGCCGACGGACCTGACGAAATCGATCGGCCTGTTCTTCAAGCAAAGCAACTTTCTCTATCTCTTCGTCGCGGCGGTTGTCGTCGGTAGTATTTTCTCGATGGAACGTAAGACGCTGCTTGCGAACATCGTCAAGATTGTCATTCCCCTGGTCATCAGTTCCGTCGCGGCGACCGCCGTGGGCCTGGCCGTAGGCGTGTCCTTGGGTTTGAGCGTGAAATACACGCTGTTCTATATTCTGGCGCCGATCATGGCGGGCGGCGTGGGAGAAGGCGCGGTACCGCTGGCGATCGGCTATGCCGGCATCCTGCATGGGACGCAAGCCGAGGTGGTGGGCCAGATTCTGCCGATCGTCGCCTTGTCGAATGTCTGCGCGATCGTTATCGCCGGGCTACTGCACACGCTGGGTCAGCGACGCGCGCATTTGAGCGGCAATGGCTTGTTGCTGCGAGATGATAAAAGCGATGCGCTGTCGGACAGCACTGCGGGCAACGACGATACCTCGCTGCTGGCCGATATCCGCAGTCCGGCCGTCGCCGGGCTAACGTTGCTGACGCTATACGCGGTATCGGTGGCGGTCGAGCATCTGGTCGATCTGCCGGCCCCGTTGATCATGCTGATGTTGGCAGTGGTCATGAAGATGGCGCGGATGGTGCCGCCGGCGATGGAGCAGGGTACGCGGTGGGTCTATCGCTTCTTCGCACTGGCCGGCACCTATCCGTTGATGTTCTGCGTCGGCGTCGTGCTCACGCCGTGGAAACCGATGGTTGCCGCCTTTACGCCATCGATCTGCATCACGATCGTCTGCACGGTGTTCACCTTGGCGGCAACCGGTTTCTACGTTGCCAAATGGTGTCGGATGTATCCGATCGAAACCGCGATCATTACCGTGTGCCACGCCGGTTCCGGCGGCACCGGCGATGTCGCGATTCTCGGCGCGGGAAAGCGCCTGGGCTTGATGGCAACGGCGCAGGTCTCGACGAAGATTGGCGGCTTCGTGACGGTGACCCTTGCGCTGCTGACCGTTTCTCACTTTCATTGA
- a CDS encoding RraA family protein: MSERIQQADPRAGWPAGFFIAERSRCASPEQVAAFAPLQVANIGDCMGRITGATGLLAYHNDLALTMCGPALTVRVRPGDNMMIHKAIEMAQPGDIIVIEGGGDLTQALIGGLMRTSALRKKIGGFVVDGAVRDLVEWAEGGLPVYARGHTFRGPTKEGPGEVNVDIVCAGMVVQPGDLVVGDADGVLAIPFDRIDALLPQVQAHLKKEDGIRAVNKAGSADPERFTALLRQKGCPV, from the coding sequence ATGAGCGAGCGAATCCAACAAGCCGATCCGCGCGCGGGTTGGCCCGCCGGATTTTTCATTGCCGAACGGAGCCGCTGTGCGTCGCCCGAGCAGGTCGCCGCCTTTGCGCCGCTGCAAGTAGCGAATATCGGCGACTGCATGGGCCGCATTACCGGTGCCACGGGGCTGCTGGCTTATCACAACGACCTCGCGCTGACGATGTGCGGGCCGGCGCTGACCGTTCGTGTGCGGCCAGGCGACAATATGATGATTCACAAGGCGATCGAGATGGCGCAGCCGGGTGACATCATTGTCATCGAGGGCGGCGGCGATCTGACCCAGGCGCTGATCGGCGGCTTGATGCGGACGTCGGCATTGCGCAAGAAGATCGGCGGATTCGTGGTCGATGGCGCGGTGCGCGATCTGGTCGAATGGGCCGAAGGCGGCTTGCCCGTCTACGCACGCGGCCATACGTTCCGTGGCCCGACCAAGGAAGGTCCGGGCGAAGTCAACGTCGACATCGTCTGCGCGGGCATGGTCGTGCAGCCCGGCGATCTGGTTGTCGGCGACGCGGACGGCGTATTGGCGATCCCGTTCGATCGTATCGATGCGCTGCTGCCGCAAGTGCAAGCACATCTCAAAAAAGAAGACGGTATTCGTGCCGTGAACAAAGCAGGAAGTGCGGACCCTGAGCGATTCACCGCGCTGTTGCGGCAAAAGGGTTGCCCGGTGTAG
- a CDS encoding antibiotic biosynthesis monooxygenase, with the protein MTQANVAHSRTEPGNIAFDVFQDAKDPDMMVQLERWTNAQTHDANLKRPVIGEIRGVFSQTLAKPLMSHRALLKDVSGSSTNS; encoded by the coding sequence GTGACGCAGGCGAATGTCGCTCACTCGCGTACGGAACCCGGCAATATCGCGTTCGACGTTTTCCAGGATGCGAAAGACCCGGACATGATGGTGCAGCTGGAGCGTTGGACGAACGCGCAAACGCACGACGCTAATCTGAAGCGACCGGTGATCGGCGAAATTCGCGGCGTGTTCTCTCAGACGCTGGCAAAGCCGCTGATGAGTCATCGCGCCTTGCTCAAGGATGTATCGGGTAGCAGTACTAACAGCTGA
- a CDS encoding thioredoxin domain-containing protein, which produces MSQIAGQGWRADPLVWGHGATVFELFLEPTCPYSVKAFNKIWPLLDKAGEDRLTVKIRLQSQPWHMYSGVLVRCVLAASTTPDGKSAAKAVLAAIAANRESYEFHKHSGGANMDVTPNQLIARLEQESGVALAAAFALPDLDKAVKWQCKYARQNGIHVSPTFIVDGVVDPAFSSGEEIDAWAARLGVA; this is translated from the coding sequence ATGAGTCAGATAGCAGGTCAAGGTTGGCGTGCCGACCCCTTGGTGTGGGGGCATGGTGCCACGGTATTCGAATTGTTTCTCGAACCCACCTGTCCGTATTCCGTCAAAGCTTTCAACAAGATTTGGCCGTTGCTAGACAAGGCTGGCGAAGATCGCCTGACGGTGAAAATTCGCCTGCAGTCGCAGCCCTGGCATATGTACTCCGGTGTCCTGGTCCGCTGCGTGCTGGCCGCATCGACGACACCGGACGGAAAGTCCGCCGCGAAGGCCGTACTCGCCGCGATCGCGGCGAACCGCGAAAGCTATGAGTTTCACAAGCATAGCGGCGGCGCCAATATGGACGTCACGCCGAATCAACTGATCGCCCGTCTCGAACAGGAAAGCGGCGTCGCATTGGCCGCCGCTTTCGCACTACCGGATCTGGATAAGGCCGTGAAGTGGCAGTGCAAATATGCGCGTCAGAACGGCATTCACGTATCGCCGACTTTTATCGTCGATGGCGTGGTCGACCCGGCCTTCAGCAGCGGTGAAGAGATCGATGCGTGGGCCGCGCGACTGGGCGTGGCATAA
- a CDS encoding alpha/beta hydrolase-fold protein, which yields MRGDALAARSARAARIAPVARVAHIARAVVRLAIAWACTTAVPAYAHADPVPDTRDTRGVSTQSYTVEARAAQAAMQALLPNTTSFVVRKAGHAYRVWLYTPDARAANGHAMPLLVLLDGNATFPIALQAARLQERLIGPLVIAAIAPDDDSLFDAATRYRDFTTQASDTVWGVPTFGALRAHDDAARIAPSAGDRSGGPDARVPTGGASAFRDIIGKSILPEIERRAAIDTERTTLFGHSLGGFFVLDTARHDRCLFSRYIAASPSLWWNDRELLRETDHPAPSACRTRPVMLQAGGSEQTLAPDASPARIERVRRAAMLDNVKAMAAMLQQWPDLYTLDGPHLYPDGNHVSYLPAALSEAVRYATPSRAAHASISSPLLKAGSTTPSTIKVGDT from the coding sequence GTGCGCGGTGATGCCCTTGCCGCGCGAAGCGCGCGTGCTGCGCGCATCGCACCCGTCGCGCGCGTCGCACATATCGCACGGGCGGTCGTAAGGCTCGCCATCGCCTGGGCCTGTACGACCGCCGTGCCCGCATACGCGCACGCTGACCCCGTCCCCGATACACGCGATACACGCGGCGTCTCGACGCAATCGTACACCGTGGAAGCGCGCGCGGCACAAGCGGCCATGCAGGCGCTGCTGCCAAACACCACGTCGTTCGTGGTCCGCAAGGCAGGCCATGCTTACCGTGTGTGGCTTTACACGCCGGATGCACGCGCGGCAAACGGGCACGCCATGCCGCTGCTGGTGCTGCTCGATGGAAACGCCACCTTTCCGATCGCGCTGCAAGCCGCACGGCTGCAGGAACGCCTGATCGGCCCCCTGGTCATTGCGGCGATCGCGCCGGACGACGACAGCCTCTTCGACGCAGCGACGCGGTATCGCGACTTCACTACCCAAGCGTCGGACACGGTCTGGGGAGTCCCGACATTCGGCGCCTTGCGGGCACACGACGACGCCGCTCGGATCGCGCCATCGGCGGGCGATCGCTCGGGCGGGCCGGATGCCCGCGTGCCGACTGGGGGTGCGAGCGCCTTCCGCGACATCATCGGAAAATCGATTCTGCCTGAAATCGAACGCAGGGCCGCGATCGATACCGAACGTACCACCTTGTTCGGGCACTCCTTGGGGGGATTCTTCGTGTTGGATACGGCACGGCACGATCGCTGCCTGTTTTCCCGTTACATCGCCGCCAGCCCTTCCTTGTGGTGGAACGATCGAGAACTGCTACGAGAGACGGATCATCCGGCGCCGTCGGCGTGCCGCACGCGCCCCGTCATGCTCCAAGCCGGGGGATCCGAGCAAACCCTGGCGCCCGACGCGTCGCCCGCGCGCATCGAACGCGTACGGCGCGCCGCGATGTTGGACAATGTGAAAGCGATGGCTGCCATGCTGCAACAGTGGCCCGACCTGTACACGCTCGACGGGCCGCACCTCTATCCGGATGGCAATCATGTTTCCTATCTGCCTGCCGCGCTTAGCGAGGCAGTGCGTTATGCCACGCCCAGTCGCGCGGCCCACGCATCGATCTCTTCACCGCTGCTGAAGGCCGGGTCGACCACGCCATCGACGATAAAAGTCGGCGATACGTGA